Proteins from a genomic interval of Bradyrhizobium sp. CCBAU 53340:
- a CDS encoding DeoR/GlpR family DNA-binding transcription regulator, with the protein MAETPTARSSESRVQRLQRLRRAVETSGALHLKDAADLLKVSEMTVRRDLAGPDGALALLGGYVVNAASPTGIKYTFEQEIDQHTQDKRLACRAAAASIREGDTIFIDCGTTMQSLADCLPADMPLSVICYSLNVATIVTHRPATQVMLMGGLYHPSSQSFSSDDGLSYLRRLGVNKAFISAGGLHWTRGASCSNFHEVAIKQAAIAAAMESILVVDASKLGSLKPAFFSDVASFSRIIVGGAVPSDTRKHFRNLPVEYVANAA; encoded by the coding sequence ATGGCTGAAACACCGACCGCACGCTCCAGCGAGTCCCGCGTCCAGCGGCTGCAACGGCTGCGTCGCGCCGTCGAAACGAGCGGCGCACTGCATCTCAAGGACGCCGCAGACCTGCTGAAGGTGTCGGAGATGACGGTGAGGCGCGACCTTGCCGGTCCGGATGGTGCGCTCGCTTTGCTCGGCGGCTACGTCGTCAATGCGGCCTCGCCGACCGGGATCAAGTACACGTTCGAGCAGGAAATCGACCAGCACACGCAGGACAAGCGCCTCGCCTGCCGGGCCGCAGCCGCCTCGATCAGGGAAGGCGACACCATCTTCATCGACTGCGGCACCACGATGCAGTCGCTGGCGGATTGCCTGCCTGCGGACATGCCGCTCTCGGTGATCTGCTATTCGCTGAACGTCGCCACGATCGTCACTCACCGCCCGGCAACGCAGGTGATGCTGATGGGCGGGCTCTACCATCCGTCGTCGCAGTCGTTCTCGTCGGATGACGGCCTGTCCTATCTGCGGCGGCTCGGGGTCAACAAGGCTTTCATCTCGGCCGGCGGCCTGCACTGGACTCGCGGCGCGAGCTGCTCGAATTTTCACGAAGTCGCCATCAAGCAGGCAGCCATTGCCGCCGCCATGGAGAGCATCCTGGTCGTCGATGCCAGCAAGCTCGGCAGCCTGAAGCCGGCCTTCTTCTCCGACGTCGCCTCGTTCTCGCGGATCATCGTCGGCGGCGCGGTGCCATCAGATACACGCAAGCACTTCCGCAACCTTCCCGTCGAATACGTCGCCAACGCAGCCTGA